The Silurus meridionalis isolate SWU-2019-XX unplaced genomic scaffold, ASM1480568v1 Scaffold346, whole genome shotgun sequence genomic sequence cagatactccaatctccactgtggagctttgcagctccttcagggttatctttggtctctttgttgcctctctgattaatgccctccttgcctggtccgtgagttttggtgggcgggctctcttgccaggtttgttgtggtgccatattttttccattttttaataatggcttaaatggtgctccgtgggatgttcaaagttttggatatttttttataacccaaccctgatctgtacttctccacaactttgtccctgacctgtttggcaagatccttggtcttcatggtgccgcttgcttggtggtgccccttgcttagtggtgttgcagaatctggggcctttcagaacaggtgtatatatatactgagatcatgtgacacttagattgcacacacgtggactttatttaagtaattacgtgacttctaaaggtaattggttgcaccagattttatttagaggcttaatagcaaagggggtgaatacatatgcacgcaccacttttccgttatttatttttttacattttttgaaacaagttatttttttcatttcacttcaccaatttggactattttgtgtatgtccattacatgaaatcaaataaaaatcagttttaattccaagttgtaaggcaacaaaataggaaaaatgccaagggggggtcaatacttttgcaaggcactgtattttgttactgtactcaagtagaTTTTTGTTATCAATCAACTTTTgactttcacttattacattttacacaaatatctgtactttctacttcttacattttcaaaacaacccgttactttagttttaatccatttggtgaaataacaatatttttcaTCTCATTGCGTGTTTTAGCACATCAACATGTTtcctgagaacagagacattcctgatcacctgatcatcatcatcttgtgttctatatggtggatcttcagcctgcatacattcattaggttacaaaatttctaattcattttgtattaatatattaattaggtcTGTCAAAGTGAACCCATTaccacaaattcattttaatggcattaatttaattatcgtgtgcatttctgtttgaccagttttattaaaaatataaataaatgcatataaaagaggcaaaattaaatcCTTCAACGCGACACACGTTTCTTTATGACGGCCTTTCTTTAAtcagatgtaaaaataaatacaaaaattagttttattgatgcaccaagtctcaaatccgcaccaaaatctgccatggtgCACACATTTAACTCTTTTGGGTCGACAAATGCGCCGACGtgttttgtagaatttttttcctcataaccctgaaacaaacttaaatgacttttttgatcgtacagataagagcaatacatcattggaatctgtaaagggtctacttttatttgtatacacgtaataaaatgctgtgcttttgtaaaataaagaaatccgGCAGGGGGCACTGTTTACCATCGCTGTCATCTCTTTTTAcagacacagaaataaaacaacctgaaaaaacaATATTCTCTGAAGATGTAATCCATATGACAGTTAGAAGAgtgtttctccggtatcacctcactaaccatccgtgtggaaacatagcaaacattacgtttggtgtcctgatgaccACCATAATGGTCACCATGattactttataacatttacaaaaatattttcagtttgttttcactaataataaacatacatttgcacaaagcatccATTTGCCCATGTctgtgttgattagagtattaaaaatcttcttctttcagctgctcccattaggggtcttcacagcagatcatccgtctccataccaccctgtcctctacatctgccttcttcacgccaactacctgcatgtcttccctcaccacatccatgaacctcctccttggccttcctcttttcctccttcctggtagctccatcctcagcattctcctaccaatataactcatgtccctcctctgtgcTGCCTCCCTCAttactcctgcagtagttacccaatcatccagcacctcttcaccaccaccgagctcctgtctgacctcttccctgaaccttacactacagtcttcctccttcagtttccaccatcttattcttctttcagtcctcactctcctcctcttcttctcctcctccaaaaccatcctacagaccaccatccgatgctgtctagctacactgtcccctgccaacaccttacagtctccaatctccttcaggttgcatctcctacacagaacataatccacctgtgtgcaccttccttcactcttataggtcaccctatgatcctccttcatcttaaaatacgtgttcaccactgccatttccatccttttagcaaaatctaccaccatctgctcttccacattcctctccttaagaccatacctacccatcacctcctcatcacctcagttccttcacctacatgcccattaaagtctgccccaatcaccaatcattcttttctaggtacaccatctaccacttcatctaattcactccagaatctttccttctcctccatctcacagccgacttgtggagcataggcactgatgacatttatcatcatccctcaacttccagcttcacgatcatcaccctatcagaaactctcttcacctccactacactcttactgtacttttccttcagaatcccccctacaccatttctctttccacccagaacagtttaaacccacctccaatgttcctggccttactccctttccacttggtctcctgaacacacaacatatctacctttctcctctccatcatatcagctacctctctccctttaccagtcatagtaccaacatttaaagtaccaacccgaacctccactcttctacacttctccttttcctgctgtctctgtagatgtcttcctcctctccttctcctccttcggccaacagtagcccaatttccaccggtaccctgtcggctaacgatacctgtggcggtcgttgttaacccgggcctcgaccgatccggtatgaaattcttatatgtgatctgcatatttgatttggcacatgttttacgctggatgcccttcctaacacaaccctccccatttaaccgggcttgggaccggcactaagagtcaTATTTTATATGAAGAGGGCGTAACGTGGgaaatatacaaaacaatttCCATACAGTTTCAGAGAGAGAAATTTAATTTAGAAAAATACAGTGACTGAAGCaggaaattaattataaaactcGAACACTTACAACAACACTATAAACAGGAACTAAAATTACTGTCTTTGTCCAAACAAAGGTGCAACCCTACCCAAAATCTCCAGGCTCCACTCCAAACCACGATCAGTCTCGTACATTGTTGCTACCTGGTGTTTTACCACATCAAACCGAGTCTTTTTTGCTCTTTACCTGTGATTCATTTGAGTCCCAATCCACTTTTCTTTTGCAATTTGGTCAACATAAATTTCTAATCTGTTCATGTAATTTATCAGATCATTTAGCCGTTCTTTATCTGCTTCTGTCACGTCCTCTGGGTTTATGTGTCCCAGCACATTCAATAATGCGTCACATAGCTCTTCCTGAAATGTGCCATACAATACTCCATTAGTGTTTATGTACAGATCCTCATGGTCAAAGTGCACTACCATGTTTCTCTGTATCTCCATTGTTGTTTCCTGGGAAAGTGTGTGGCTGCTGAATTCTTCTATTTCCTCTTTATTGTATccttgaagattaaaaaattgatatttttgtataaacttTTGCAGAACTTTGTGATGAAATTTCAGTAAGTCATTATTAAAGACATGCGCTCCTCTCTTAGTCCTTCGCTCGTCCTTGTACAGTTCCTTGTCCACTTTCTTGTCCATTTGATAATCTGGTGTGACGATCAGTATTTTTTCACACATGTCCATCTTTAGTTTTTCaatttctttctgttcttctgGAGTTAATTTTAATTCTCCTTCAGACTCTTTCAAGACACATTCCTTAATGTGCTGCTTTGTGACCTCTGTGGAGAAAAGCGAAAATATTTCCTTACTATTTCCTTAAACACATTCATGAAATTGATTTCAGTTATATTAGTGAGAAGAAGAGcaggaataacacacacctgtcacattTTTAAGGCCAGAAACCTCAGGTGTTGCTGCTGCACCTGCTGCTCCTTCAGTCgactaaaaggaaaaaaatcaaaagaattCATGTTACCAGGAACAGACATAATGATGGACCAGAACaagcaataattataataagtaTGTCCGCTTTGAGAAGGGCTTTTGACCTTAAATACACAACActtaaatacacaacacaaacgAGGAGCAGGTGGGAGACATTAAACCGTAAGGGGCTCGGGAGTATGGAATAGGGAGTAGGGGTCCAGTGGCGGCATCTGGTGGCCAAATCACAAACCGCCCCAAAATGTCCAGACCATGACATATTTACACTTTGtataatgtacatatacattatataaagaaGGACACATGATGAACCATGCAACTGTGTGAAAATAATTCACTACCAGAGACTCATAATTATGATGGTGTTTTAGTGCcacataaaatgtatacaaaatttacaagaataaagttgaaattacgagaataaagtagGTAATATagtcaaggttttttttgtgtgtggcaCTAAAACGGCATCGTAAAAAGAGAGGGAACATGTGCAGGGGTCTTGATTAAATAcccattattatatatttatagaactCTGATAAGAACTGGAGTGTGCTATAGGGCTTTAACTGCTTTTCTTTTGGGATATTAGAAGCATTTACTTAATAATCTGTCAGTTTTTAGATACatgatgtataaatatcacTGAGCAGCACatacttttctttcttgtgtttttgacTCACCTGAATTCCCACACTGTTTTTGATCacttcctttttctccttcactACGGCTTCATTCCCTTCGTACAGAGTGAACACCGACTCCACTGCTTCCTTTACCGTCCGATGACTGGAATATTATCAATGAATCTGAACCACACAGTATTCACTCCAGGACTAGTGCCATTGAGCCTAGTGGCCATGGACCGAGTCAATAACCCAGAGGCAGTGTCCATGCTGTTACCCGTCTCTCAGATGTCTCAATGATTCTCTCAGATCCTGACTCGGCTTCTGCTTTTCCCTGTTATGGCCCTGAAATGTAAGAATAGTGAGAGGAGATGTTTTACAGCGTATGGAACattaaaagtcaagtcaagttcaagtttatttctattgtagtTTTCACAGcggacattgtttcaaagcagttttacagaatttaagagttaagatgaatgatgtgtatttatcctgatgagcagccacacttaaactgggagagtgtgtctgagccccgaacactgtcaggaagactattccagagtttaggagctaaatgtgagaatgttctaccacctttagtggactttgctattctaggaactactagaagtccagagttttgagatctcaggagggTGACGGATTgaagcgtgttaaaagactggagagatacatgagagataaaccatttaaggttttataagtaagaagcagtagtttgaagtctatttgaaacttaacaggaagccagtgcagggatgataagattggggttatatggtgatattttctcgaccttgtaagaactcttgctgctgcattctgaactaactgaagcttgtttattaatgatgcaggacatccacctagtaatgcattacagtagtctattctggaggtcatgaacgcatggacgagcttctctgcatcagatatagacaacatgttacttaacttagaaatatttctaaggtgaaagaatcCGTTTCTGTTACATGgataatatgatttttaaaagacaagttgctgtctaaaattaTGGATCACATGGTTTGATctgttaatacacacacacacacacacacacacacacacacacacacacactatatatacacagaggTCTCCGAACAAGTTCTCCCTCACTTCTCAGCGTGAGAAACAcaaggtgtggtgtgtgtgaaccGGGTAAAATGTGTGTCTCAAGGTGAATGTGTGAGACTTGAGATtcctgaattattattattattattattattattattattattattattattaagaaacaAATCTATGGAAGCATAGAGGTCAGTAAACCTTCTGGTCATTTCAGAAAGAGAATATGAAAAGgtctgtattttcatttttgtaaaactCCAGAACCAAACTACTAAAGAACAAGTGATTTTCCTGTTGaaacagagaaaacaggaaatgacgATTTTAATTGATGACACAGAAAGTTGACTTTTATGTAATCAGGGAACACGCCAAAATGAGGAACAAGATACTAAAGCTGGAAGATCAAAACAGGTTATTCAGTATGGAACCTCACCTTAATATGACGTTAGAATGGGGAAAATATGAATATCAGACTTCTTGTCAGACTATCAGACTATCTCAGACTATCTCTTGGTTTTTCAGCAAGAAATGCAAGATTTTGTGCTGAATGCTACTGTATATAGACagtataagctccgcccacttctgaCCTGAAACCACTGTGACGTAACAGAATGAAGACTACACACCAGTGTACACAACAGTGctgatttagtaaatgcacagataaacaatccCAAATCGTCTCAAATAAAAGACTGCATGTGAAACGGCTTTggcgtgttagtgtcagtgcactatgctacaagctattgtaaacaagctaacgttcactagataagtgatattttaatcactaataaagcagattcatggaaaattacatttttactgcaactaatttatgaatgagtctgcatcaactagattaaagagaatcgctttatttaaagtgaataaaatcccctggttaatggagttgaacattaattgagtcGCAgactgagatgaactgggaaagcaggcagtgggtcaaaccactgtgaggaagaggagggggaactcaactgtttataaatgcagtttttgtttgtatttccacttacacaattatttaggtttacatacatatattttgacTATAGAGagtgtgatatttttttaataattgtttggGGGGACGATCCTCAGAtgaggggacatgtccccccccCCTGGTATTTACGCCCATGTAGGTGGCAATTAAAACATGGAAAATTACAGATTATAACAACAAACATTTAACTAACctaaaaaagagcaaaaagagcaaaaaagagcaaaaaagagcttgtataatttaaataaagatattaTTCCTCTCTGAGACTGAGATTCACATCAAATCACAaccagctctgaatatttggttttactttatcaaatattatttactttcattttatttgtccattgaattcTAACAGTTCTTCTACTTTCTCACTTGatcctgtaattttatttgttaattgaaataatatttttaaagattgctttactactgtaatttgtattttcttttgttcattctAGTATTTTGaagaggttgttgtgttgaCCTTTggttttgatttgtattttaagaaataaaacttcacaaatcaactgtttttgtcttttcattaaCGTGTCTTTGAGCctattatcaataaaaaaaaatgaaatgtggcTGTTGTTGGTTTAAAGAAAGTAACTATGcctaaattaaataatgcacataAGTTTGTGTATTAAAGTTAAAAGAGTCGTGttgacaaaattaaaaaaatattaatatttgagttttaaacaaataatttaagtAAAACGAATAAGTTGTGTTGCTTCTGCAGTACCGCGCTTTGGTCAGCAGGTGGAGTAATATCTGACATTCAACGCGCACTTTTCTGCTCTGTTTTTGATCAGCAGAGATTTTTCCTTGTGGACACGCCGCCAGGTGAGATTTAACTTTATGGATATATATTGAGGATGTCATTAGATTATGTTGGTTATTTGTGTATAATCTCATGTTTTGTGTGGTATTTTCATGATGTTACTGTTTTCCTTGTGTGGGTTTCACATTCATGTTAGTTACAT encodes the following:
- the LOC124382457 gene encoding uncharacterized protein LOC124382457, giving the protein MDTASGHRTVKEAVESVFTLYEGNEAVVKEKKEVIKNSVGIQSTEGAAGAAATPEVSGLKNVTEVTKQHIKECVLKESEGELKLTPEEQKEIEKLKMDMCEKILIVTPDYQMDKKVDKELYKDERRTKRGAHVFNNDLLKFHHKVLQKFIQKYQFFNLQGYNKEEIEEFSSHTLSQETTMEIQRNMVVHFDHEDLYINTNGVLYGTFQEELCDALLNVLGHINPEDVTEADKERLNDLINYMNRLEIYVDQIAKEKWIGTQMNHR